The Hugenholtzia roseola DSM 9546 genomic sequence TACTTGCCATACTGCATCTGGTCGGTATCACAATCATAAATGCCATACTCGAAATCGAGTGGCAAGCCCTCCTGCTGAAAAGCCTTGCCAAGCGCGTATTCTAATATATCAGGATTGATTTCACAATTAAAACTGACTAAATAGTAGTTATTAGACACCTTATAGATAGGATTTTCGGAAGCCAACATACAAGATTGACTTCGTGCCAACTCTTGGGCAGTGTGCCAAAGTATGACCTGCAAGCGTTGTTCTATTTGTGTGCTTTTGATGTCGAAAGCCCGACTAAGCCAATAAAACTGCACCAAAGTAAGGCTCAATAGTGCTAAGGCTGCGCCCACAACCAAATTGCGAAGGGTAGTATTGCTCATAAAATTGAAGTATGATAGGCAAAAATAAAGGTTTTCGCGCCCTTTTCTGCTTTCTTAGGGCGGTTTAACAAGCCCTTAACAAGTATTTGAAAAGGCATGTGAAAGGGCTTGCTCACTATGCCCTACCTTTGTTGGAGTGCTTCAATCGCAGGCACAATTATTTTTTTCAATCTCTAATCTTCTTTATTATGAGCAAAGTAAAATTCTTATTCCTCGTGTTTTTCTTAGTCGCTGGCACTTGCGCAGCCCTTATGCCAAGCCCTGAAATCAGATGGGAAAGTACCAATCTGGCACTTGGTAAAATTGCGCAGCATCAGCCCATTACCCTCAACTACCATTTTGAAAATCAGGGACAAGCCGCCCTATTGATACAAGATGCCAAAGGCTCTTGCGGCTGTACGCAGATAGAGTACCCCAAAACGCCTTTGAAGGCAGGCGAAAAAGGACTTATCAAAGCTACCTTCAATGCCGCCAGCATAGGGCAGTTTCATAAAACCATTACCATTCGCACCAATAGCCCTGAGCAGCCCAGCGTTACCTTATCTTTTCAGGGCGAAGTAGTGGCACAGAAGTAAGGTTTTAATAAAAGTATTCCTATTTTTTAAAAAGATAGGAATACTTTTACCAAATAAAAACAAAAAATTATTGCTACTCTAATAAGTTTGTAAATCGTCGGATTCTATGATGATAAGCCCCTCTTTCGAACTATTCAACACCGAAACCATAGAGGCGGCAACTTTTTTGGCTTCTATGCCTTTATACTTTTGGGGAATAATCGGATTTAAAAGGCTATCAAAAACTTTTGCCAAATCCTCGCCTGTGCGCTCTTCCTGACGCGCTCCCAAAAGCAAAGAAGGACGCGCGATATAAACAAGCTCAAAATCAAGGTGCGAAATTTCATATTCTACTTCACCTTTTACCTGATTGTAGAAAAAAAATGACTTTTTGTCTGCTCCCATTGCCGAAACCAAAGCCACTTTCGGTATGCCTGCCTGTGCCGCCTTGCGTGCCAAATTGACGACATAGTCGTAATCTACCTTTCTAAAAGCCTCCTTGCTGCCTGCCTTTTTGCGTGTAGTGCCTAAGGCGCAATAAAATTCGTCGGTATCGGCGAGAAAACTTTTTAGGTCGGTGGTTTGAAGGGCATCGAAGTCTATGACACGCTGCTCCAATTTGTCATGCGTCTGTGCAAGCGGACGGCGCAACAAAAGTTTGATTTTCGCATATCTTTCGTCTGCAAGCAGTTGCTGCAATAGCATCTCTCCTACCAGACCTGTCGCACCTGCGATAAGTGCTGTTTTTTGAGAAGTTCGCATAGTATTTGATGTTTTTGTATTTAAAAT encodes the following:
- a CDS encoding DUF1573 domain-containing protein; translated protein: MSKVKFLFLVFFLVAGTCAALMPSPEIRWESTNLALGKIAQHQPITLNYHFENQGQAALLIQDAKGSCGCTQIEYPKTPLKAGEKGLIKATFNAASIGQFHKTITIRTNSPEQPSVTLSFQGEVVAQK
- a CDS encoding oxidoreductase, with the translated sequence MRTSQKTALIAGATGLVGEMLLQQLLADERYAKIKLLLRRPLAQTHDKLEQRVIDFDALQTTDLKSFLADTDEFYCALGTTRKKAGSKEAFRKVDYDYVVNLARKAAQAGIPKVALVSAMGADKKSFFFYNQVKGEVEYEISHLDFELVYIARPSLLLGARQEERTGEDLAKVFDSLLNPIIPQKYKGIEAKKVAASMVSVLNSSKEGLIIIESDDLQTY